A stretch of the Alnus glutinosa chromosome 6, dhAlnGlut1.1, whole genome shotgun sequence genome encodes the following:
- the LOC133870547 gene encoding uncharacterized protein LOC133870547 produces the protein MVLQSTIAGHTITVDPQIITHFINVPVLKTAGIPYNEVVLPPSLDDLREFFHAVPQGAERATTIRIGALSPTHRMLDKMIQHNLWLVIRRSDLILKRAQFVYAISLRLPFCLYKHILGVILEALNESNAGLPFGCLFTQIILQTSISIAEEPKMKIQNPIGKQTLIWSNAQQRRDDSDDDVPAAIPVGFPDMASSSQTVPPSEPEVNYSQIMEALAAIQGGMSAMQLSMSSMQQEIHSINLCVEQN, from the coding sequence atggtgcttcagtccaccaTTGCAGGTCACaccatcactgttgatccccagatcatcactCACTTCATCAACGTTCCTGTTCTCAAGACCGCTGGCATCCCGTACAATGAGGTAGTACTCCCACCATCTCTGGATGATCTTAGGGAGTTTTTTCATGCTGTTCCACAAGGTGCGGAGCGCGCCACTACCATCAGAATCGGTGCTTTATCCCccacccaccgcatgctggACAAGATGattcagcacaacctatggctagtcatcaggcgcagtgacctgatctTGAAGCGGGCTCAGTTTGTCTATGCCATCagcctccgcttgcctttctgcctatacaagcatattttgggtgttattcTGGAGGCCCTCAATGAGAGCAATGCCGGTCTTCCTTTTGGCTGTCTATTCACACAAATCATACTCCAGACCAGCATCAGTATTGCTGaagagccgaagatgaagattcagaatCCTATCGGCAAGCAGACCTTGATATGGTCCAATGCCCAGCAGCGGagagatgattctgatgatgatgtCCCTGCTGCCATTCCtgtcggctttccagatatggcttcctCCTCTCAGACCGTCCCACCTTCTGAGCCGGAAGTCAATTATTCTCAGATAATGGAGGCcctagctgccattcagggagggatgagtgCCATGCAactctccatgtcatccatgcagcaagagatacactccatcaacctgTGTGTAGAGCAGAACTAG